In Epinephelus fuscoguttatus linkage group LG15, E.fuscoguttatus.final_Chr_v1, a genomic segment contains:
- the pold3 gene encoding DNA polymerase delta subunit 3: protein MDELYLDNIDEYVNDQDKIVTYKWLSLTLGVHVNTAKQMLYHYLDHKRKESSAQLHATYLVSGKFVDNGQTSHKVSVVKEDQLEDFKSKMSLIVSVHVYSVQKALLKDSGPLYSVDYDAVKDNLKNCTKYSAIRCATAVPMSSLELQQAREIQRAPVPEPENKKSGMNGDAHHASKPPTKPQKGIMGMFGNKAAPKNQDSSKDVKSEQTEEAPVVEASKSKPAAKANPMMNFFGSQAAKKPDKTVKQEETAPSSSSAQQQCQSSPPERKQAAAAVEPPKDTKKDSRSKTKRIEDSDSEDEKMDKKKRRRIKRPEPDSSDEDVIPDSPQQMETREPTPSPKKEVESVSQSHQGNSEVKTRKRRRVLKSRTFLDDEGCIVTEKGYESESYSETEDDFQATKQAPKDPVAAKPPASTKQDEKRSQKKASANTNKGSKQASIMGFFQKK from the exons ATGGACGAGCTTTATTTGGATAACATCGACGAATATGTCAACGACCAAGATAAGATA GTGACCTATAAATGGCTGAGCCTCACTCTTGGAGTCCATGTCAACACAGCCAAACA GATGCTCTACCATTATTTGGATCACAAGAGGAAGGAAAGTTCAGCTCAGCTCCATGCCACCTATCTTGTGTCGGGGAAGTTTGTGGACAACGGCCAGACG AGTCACAAGGTGTCAGTCGTCAAAGAGGACCAGTTGGAAg ATTTCAAATCCAAGATGAGCTTGATAGTCAGTGTCCACGTCTACAGTGTCCAGAAAGCTTTACTGAAAGACAGCGGCCCCCTCTACAGCGTTGATTATGATGCTGTGAAAGACAATCTGAAGAACTGCACCAA aTACAGTGCCATCCGCTGTGCCACTGCAGTGCCCATGTCGTctctggagctgcagcaggcaaGAGAAATCCAACGAGCTCCTGTACCAGAGCCCGAAAACAAAAAATCTGGCATGAATGGAGATGCTCATCATGCTTCAAAACCTCCCACCAAGCCACAGAAAGGCATCATGGGAATGTTTGGAAATAAAGCTGCTCCGAAGAACCAGGACAGTAGCAAAGACGTCAAGTCGGAGCAGACAGAGGAAGCACCTGTG gTCGAAGCCTCCAAAAGCAAACCAGCCGCAAAAGCCAATCCAATGATGAACTTCTTTGGCAGTCAAGCAGCAA AGAAACCAGACAAAACTGTgaagcaggaggaaacagctccatcatcttcctcagcacagcagcagtgtcagagtTCACCGcctgaaagaaaacaagctgctgctgcagtggagcCACCGAAAGACACCAAGAAAGACTCCAGGAG CAAAACAAAGCGAATTGAGGATTCTGACAGTGAGGATGAGAAAATGGACAAGAAAAAGAGGCGAAGGATTAAGAGGCCTGAACCAGACAGCAGTGATGAAGATG TCATTCCAGATTCTCCGCAGCAGATGGAAACAAGAGAACCAACACCAAGTCCTAAGAAGGAGGTCGAGTCTGTTTCACAATCACAC CAAGGGAACTCTGAAGTGAagacgaggaagaggagacGAGTCCTGAAATCTCGTACCTTTTTAGACGATGAAGGATGCATAG tgacagagaaaggCTACGAGAGTGAATCGTACTCTGAAACAGAAGACGACTTTCAGGCCACCAAACAAGCTCCAAAAGATCCCGTCGCTGCAAAACCACCAGCAAGTACCAAACAGGACGAGAAGAGGAGTCAAAAGAAAGCGTCTGCAAATACAAATAAAGGAAGTAAACAAGCTTCaattatgggatttttccaaAAGAAATGA